The Methanobacterium formicicum genome includes a window with the following:
- a CDS encoding PocR ligand-binding domain-containing protein, which translates to MAKILINSNTEIDLEKNLQSIGHQIFYTDSHHKMVGVEAEKLNVDLVLMNIPPEWSDAQAEGDELTSNIFNSNVPLIPLIDLKGQSDFLPIHKHILANATHGFMLKNDSEPYNLSQLRHMIDIAIYKHSNTLNQDLNKKCTPSGESNLKNLYDEIPLPYQSLDADGNFLEVNQMWLDTLGYSREEVIGRWFGDFLTTDCLDIFKSKFPRLTAGRVQGQECELIKKDGSTLHALYHGKVKYGDDGKFNNLQCILQDTSLSKKTEEALRESEKKFRTFVQQSLDGIVLLDEEGRVIEWNKGYEKITGMKKESAIGKLFWELKYQLTPPERRTLKRLKHLMKLQLEALETGRAPFLSQIHETDLIRTDGEIRYIEQVAFPIKTRLGYRVGYVTRDVTHRKQIEEALEKRIVALSKPISNTEEIRFQDLFNLKDIQEIQDLFAEATGVGSIITQPDGTPITKPSNFTSLCSLVRGTAKGAQNCFRSNSCVGGNSEEILIRKCFSSGLWESGASINIGGIHIANWLIGQVRNEAQKEDEIVAYAHKLGLKPEKFISAFNEVPLMSTDDFRKIAEALYAFANQLSSLAYQNVQQTRFIRERQKAENALQRSLQEEEITNQVVSQLVGASKTTEIYQIIGETIKKLLPNSYVVISSIEPDKKGMSILKTFGLKKYRQEMEGILKINPIPTRFPVHNGFIPEMDDFFADHLQELTPEIYNLIFKIISPRVFRRIERLLDVGKFYNIGFYWNKQHYGGLTIALPKNQSLEHEKTIETIVNQASIALQRSYAEKAIKESLEEKEVLLREIHHRVKNNMQIISSLLNLQRQHVSGEETRDVLKESQGRVKSMAMIH; encoded by the coding sequence TTGGCTAAAATTCTAATCAACAGCAACACAGAGATAGATCTCGAAAAAAACCTTCAATCCATTGGTCATCAAATATTCTACACCGATTCACACCATAAAATGGTTGGGGTGGAAGCTGAAAAATTAAACGTCGACCTTGTTTTAATGAATATTCCTCCAGAATGGTCTGATGCCCAAGCTGAAGGGGATGAACTGACATCGAACATATTTAATTCAAATGTACCCCTTATTCCCTTAATTGACTTAAAAGGACAATCTGATTTTTTACCAATTCATAAACATATATTAGCCAATGCAACCCATGGTTTCATGTTAAAAAATGATTCAGAACCTTATAATTTAAGTCAATTGAGACATATGATTGATATTGCTATTTATAAACATTCAAATACCCTGAATCAAGATTTGAATAAAAAATGCACCCCATCAGGGGAAAGTAATTTAAAAAATCTTTATGATGAAATCCCCCTTCCCTACCAATCTTTGGATGCTGACGGTAACTTCCTGGAAGTGAATCAGATGTGGCTGGATACCCTGGGCTATTCACGGGAAGAGGTTATTGGAAGATGGTTTGGTGACTTCCTGACTACCGATTGTTTGGATATATTTAAGAGTAAGTTTCCAAGGCTTACTGCCGGAAGAGTTCAGGGTCAGGAATGCGAACTTATCAAAAAGGACGGTTCCACCCTCCATGCTCTTTACCACGGTAAAGTGAAATATGGGGATGATGGGAAATTTAATAATCTTCAATGTATCCTTCAGGATACTAGCTTAAGTAAAAAAACAGAAGAAGCCCTCAGAGAGAGTGAAAAGAAATTCCGTACCTTTGTTCAGCAATCATTAGATGGTATTGTTTTGCTTGATGAGGAAGGGCGCGTAATTGAATGGAATAAGGGATACGAAAAGATCACCGGCATGAAAAAAGAGTCAGCCATTGGTAAATTGTTTTGGGAGCTAAAATATCAGTTAACACCCCCCGAAAGGAGGACTCTGAAGCGATTAAAACATCTGATGAAACTGCAGCTTGAGGCCCTTGAAACCGGCAGAGCACCATTCTTGAGTCAAATTCACGAAACAGATTTAATACGGACTGATGGAGAAATTCGTTACATTGAACAGGTGGCATTTCCCATTAAAACCCGTTTAGGGTATAGGGTTGGTTACGTTACCCGTGATGTCACCCACCGCAAGCAAATTGAAGAAGCACTGGAAAAAAGAATTGTGGCCCTTAGCAAGCCCATCTCTAACACCGAAGAGATACGTTTCCAGGACCTTTTTAATCTCAAGGATATCCAGGAGATACAGGACCTTTTCGCCGAAGCTACCGGGGTGGGGTCCATCATCACCCAACCCGACGGGACTCCCATTACCAAACCAAGCAATTTCACCAGTTTATGTTCCCTGGTTCGTGGTACAGCTAAAGGTGCCCAGAACTGCTTTAGATCCAATTCCTGTGTCGGTGGAAACTCGGAAGAGATCTTGATAAGGAAATGTTTTAGTTCGGGATTATGGGAATCAGGAGCCAGTATCAATATTGGGGGGATACACATTGCCAACTGGTTAATTGGCCAGGTGCGTAATGAAGCACAGAAAGAGGATGAAATAGTAGCCTACGCCCATAAATTAGGTTTAAAACCAGAAAAGTTTATCAGTGCATTTAATGAAGTTCCGTTAATGTCCACCGATGATTTTAGAAAAATTGCCGAGGCTCTCTATGCTTTTGCCAACCAGTTATCCTCTCTGGCCTATCAAAATGTTCAACAAACCCGTTTCATCCGTGAAAGGCAGAAAGCGGAAAATGCGCTGCAGCGATCATTACAGGAAGAGGAAATAACCAACCAGGTTGTGAGCCAGCTTGTTGGTGCATCCAAAACTACTGAGATCTATCAAATTATTGGTGAAACAATAAAAAAACTGCTACCAAATTCTTATGTGGTGATTAGTAGTATTGAACCTGATAAAAAGGGCATGAGTATCTTAAAAACCTTTGGTTTAAAGAAGTATCGCCAGGAAATGGAGGGTATTCTGAAGATCAATCCCATTCCCACCAGATTCCCAGTGCACAATGGTTTTATCCCGGAAATGGATGATTTCTTCGCTGATCATCTTCAAGAATTAACCCCGGAAATCTACAATTTAATTTTTAAAATAATTTCTCCCCGGGTTTTCAGGAGGATTGAAAGACTGCTGGATGTGGGGAAATTTTATAATATAGGGTTTTACTGGAATAAACAGCATTATGGTGGTTTAACCATTGCCCTTCCAAAAAACCAGTCCCTTGAACATGAAAAAACAATAGAAACTATTGTGAACCAGGCCTCGATTGCATTACAACGTTCTTACGCAGAAAAGGCAATTAAGGAGTCTCTGGAAGAGAAAGAAGTTCTTTTAAGGGAAATTCATCACCGGGTTAAAAATAATATGCAGATTATCAGCAGCCTCCTGAACCTGCAGAGGCAACATGTATCCGGGGAAGAAACACGAGACGTTTTAAAAGAAAGTCAGGGAAGGGTTAAATCCATGGCCATGATCCATGA
- the mer gene encoding 5,10-methylenetetrahydromethanopterin reductase, whose translation MKFGIEFVPNEPIDKIVKLVKLAEDVGFEYAWITDHYNNKNVYETLATIAAGTETIKMGPGVTNPYVRSPAITASAITTLDELSNGRATLGIGPGDKATFDALGIEWTKPVSTIKDAIAMMNTLMSGGKTESGANLMGTKAVQEKIPIYMGAQGPMMLKTAGGFSDGALINASNPKDFEAAVPLIKQGAEAEGKSISDVDVAAYTCCSIDDDAGKALGAAKIVVAFIAAGSPPPVFERHGLAPDTGAKFGEFLGKGDFGGAIGAVTDELMDAFSVVGTPADFVPKIEALGEMGVTQYVAGSPIGPDKEKSIKLLGEVIDSF comes from the coding sequence ATGAAGTTTGGTATTGAATTTGTCCCAAATGAACCTATAGACAAGATTGTGAAGCTTGTCAAACTAGCAGAAGATGTCGGTTTCGAATACGCTTGGATCACCGACCACTACAACAACAAAAACGTGTACGAAACCCTGGCAACAATTGCAGCCGGAACAGAAACCATTAAGATGGGTCCTGGTGTAACCAACCCCTATGTGCGAAGCCCAGCAATAACTGCTTCCGCAATTACAACTCTTGATGAACTATCCAACGGAAGAGCAACCTTAGGTATTGGCCCTGGAGACAAGGCAACCTTCGACGCATTAGGAATAGAATGGACCAAACCAGTGTCCACCATCAAAGACGCAATCGCCATGATGAATACCCTAATGTCCGGCGGAAAAACCGAAAGCGGCGCCAACCTCATGGGTACCAAAGCAGTCCAGGAAAAAATCCCAATTTACATGGGAGCTCAAGGACCAATGATGCTCAAAACCGCTGGTGGATTCTCAGACGGTGCATTAATTAACGCATCAAACCCAAAAGACTTTGAAGCAGCTGTTCCACTCATAAAACAAGGAGCAGAAGCAGAAGGTAAATCTATATCTGACGTGGACGTTGCAGCATACACATGCTGTTCCATAGATGATGACGCTGGTAAAGCTTTAGGCGCAGCAAAAATCGTTGTAGCCTTCATTGCAGCCGGATCCCCACCACCAGTATTCGAAAGACACGGACTAGCACCTGACACAGGAGCTAAATTCGGTGAATTCTTAGGTAAAGGTGACTTCGGTGGAGCAATCGGAGCTGTTACCGACGAACTCATGGACGCATTCTCTGTTGTAGGAACCCCTGCAGACTTCGTACCAAAAATCGAAGCTCTCGGTGAAATGGGCGTAACCCAGTACGTAGCTGGTTCCCCAATCGGTCCTGACAAAGAAAAATCCATCAAACTATTAGGAGAAGTTATAGACAGTTTCTAA
- a CDS encoding SPL family radical SAM protein, with product MDDWFLSGYSLNPYSNCSFNCVYCYTRGSKYGENQVPGLAAKINAPEVLVKQLKNRARKREYGFIAFGSATDPYLPVEEDLRLTRELLIIILRFRFPLHLLTRSPLILRDLDILKKIGEKAVIPDQFQDKTDTGVVLSFSFSTTDEHLARIFEPGAPSPQERLETMKQCKEEGFTVGAIFMPLLPFLSDREEHLDEMIRKVKESGADFVMASGLTLFGEGPQDCKTRYYEVLEEHFPELVPKTRAIFGNSFAPSRKYQNELHQRFVRLCQKYQIRNRVY from the coding sequence GTGGATGACTGGTTCTTATCAGGCTATTCCCTAAACCCCTATTCCAACTGTTCCTTTAACTGTGTGTACTGTTACACCCGGGGAAGTAAGTATGGTGAGAACCAGGTGCCGGGCCTGGCTGCTAAGATAAATGCACCAGAAGTACTGGTTAAACAGCTCAAAAACAGGGCAAGAAAAAGAGAATACGGATTCATAGCTTTTGGCTCCGCTACCGATCCCTATCTCCCGGTGGAAGAGGATCTGAGACTCACCCGGGAACTGTTGATCATCATCTTAAGGTTCCGTTTTCCACTGCACCTACTCACCCGTTCTCCCTTAATTCTTCGGGATCTGGATATTTTAAAGAAAATAGGTGAGAAGGCAGTTATTCCCGACCAATTCCAGGATAAAACCGATACCGGGGTGGTGCTTTCTTTTTCCTTTTCCACCACTGATGAACATCTGGCCCGAATATTCGAACCCGGAGCTCCCAGTCCCCAGGAGAGATTGGAAACCATGAAACAATGTAAAGAGGAGGGCTTTACTGTGGGGGCAATTTTCATGCCCTTACTACCTTTTTTATCTGACCGTGAAGAACATCTGGATGAAATGATCCGGAAGGTCAAAGAGAGTGGGGCTGACTTTGTTATGGCCAGTGGGTTAACTCTGTTTGGTGAGGGACCCCAGGATTGTAAAACCCGTTACTACGAAGTTCTGGAGGAACATTTCCCGGAACTTGTACCCAAAACCAGGGCTATATTTGGTAATTCTTTTGCTCCCTCCCGTAAATATCAGAATGAACTTCACCAGAGGTTCGTTAGGTTGTGCCAGAAATACCAGATCAGAAATAGAGTCTATTAA
- a CDS encoding archaeosine biosynthesis radical SAM protein RaSEA, translating into MTTQQPLENMLHDIRKKALKRVDKKPPRELAASWSGDDLLYSGPGRTIFIVLPTPGCAWALSGSGGCSMCSYIADSPLEEVSTEELVEIFKQQLQRQIENQELAGPTAIKIFVSGSFLNEEEIPPQARQEIFRIINAYDDVEEVVVESRPEYVTEDIIRDCCQLIPEKIFEVAMGLESASDEIRLSRINKGFTREDFENAMQIINRVKSNFKVQGKVYLLVKPVLTSEKEAIEDGVRSAQYAAEMGVGRIAFCPSTIHKGTLMEVLWRRGSYQPPWIWSTLEIIRRVRESVEIPVIMDTAGFGTRRGPYNCKKCNSKLKNLIIESNINQTIPPEIECECKPKWEADVKFSEVTRSTTNLVKNR; encoded by the coding sequence ATGACCACTCAGCAACCCCTAGAGAACATGCTTCACGACATCCGAAAAAAAGCACTTAAACGAGTAGATAAAAAGCCTCCCCGTGAATTAGCAGCCAGCTGGTCCGGAGATGACTTACTGTATTCCGGCCCGGGTCGGACCATATTCATAGTTCTGCCCACACCAGGATGTGCCTGGGCTTTATCCGGATCAGGAGGGTGTAGTATGTGCAGTTACATTGCAGACTCTCCTCTGGAAGAGGTTTCCACAGAAGAACTGGTGGAAATTTTCAAACAACAATTACAGAGGCAAATTGAGAATCAGGAACTTGCCGGACCCACGGCCATTAAGATTTTTGTCTCGGGTAGCTTCCTGAATGAAGAAGAAATACCTCCTCAAGCTCGGCAGGAAATATTCCGGATCATAAATGCCTATGATGACGTGGAAGAAGTGGTGGTTGAGTCCCGACCAGAATACGTCACTGAAGATATAATAAGAGACTGCTGTCAGTTGATTCCAGAGAAGATATTTGAAGTGGCCATGGGACTGGAAAGTGCCTCTGATGAAATTCGCCTGTCCCGAATAAACAAAGGATTCACCAGAGAAGACTTTGAAAACGCCATGCAAATCATAAACCGGGTTAAATCTAATTTTAAAGTACAGGGCAAAGTTTATTTACTGGTAAAGCCGGTTTTAACCTCAGAAAAAGAAGCAATTGAGGACGGAGTTAGATCTGCACAGTACGCCGCAGAAATGGGAGTGGGCCGGATAGCCTTTTGTCCTTCCACCATACACAAGGGGACTTTAATGGAAGTTTTATGGCGTCGCGGGTCTTACCAGCCCCCCTGGATATGGAGTACTCTGGAAATTATAAGACGTGTGCGTGAATCAGTTGAAATCCCGGTTATAATGGACACTGCAGGATTTGGAACCCGTAGAGGGCCTTACAATTGTAAAAAATGCAACTCTAAATTAAAGAATCTGATTATTGAATCCAACATTAACCAGACCATTCCTCCAGAAATAGAGTGTGAATGTAAACCAAAATGGGAAGCTGATGTTAAATTCTCAGAAGTGACTAGGTCAACCACAAACCTGGTTAAAAATCGATGA